The following proteins are co-located in the Methanobrevibacter sp. genome:
- a CDS encoding MJ1255/VC2487 family glycosyltransferase, giving the protein MIISIIIPTYNEEEYLPVLLNSIEKQDFTDYEVIVADANSTDRTREIAKEHGCVVVDGGLPAVGRNNGAKVAKGDYLIFLDSDLELTEDYLRDVLYEFRMERLGIAITQMIPMSNKIQDKIFHDFANYFMISVEKIKPHGAGCYGIIARKELHDKCGGFDESLTFGEDTDYIERLAKEERFKVLRNAKIGVSTRRLEEEGIMTLAKQYGKSTVNDFLGKRTDAEDLNYNFGHNQEQLTTTGFENLEKRMDQVNQIKTSYDNSVAAYNNTKTRIKSMHRRRTKKVVFYCVCGEGMGHAIRTGVIVDRIKDKYDVYLFSSDRAYEYLKSKFDNVYEIGGFNTVYRNNKVNNLKTLSNALKRNPTNIKVGYETLYKKAAQLKPDVIVTDFEIYATMVSKLRNIPLISLDNIHMITQTQIDYPKHKLGEMLKAKGVIKTYVVRPKIHILTSFFYPKVRPGKNAVIYPPIIREDILKLEPKNGDHIIVYQTSRESEKLVKRLKKLKDEKFIVYGFNRNETDGNLTFKQFNEDEFYDDLASSKAVICNGGFTFISEAIHLKKPIYSVPAIGNFEQILNGFYVQKLGYGEYHEVMNAKRVANFLKRLPEYEKRLAKVKKTNNDGIVNELIYRIEKYSKLN; this is encoded by the coding sequence ATGATTATAAGCATTATCATACCTACCTACAATGAAGAGGAATACCTCCCTGTTTTATTGAACAGTATTGAAAAGCAAGATTTCACAGACTATGAAGTAATTGTAGCTGATGCCAACTCAACAGACAGAACCCGGGAGATTGCAAAAGAACACGGGTGCGTAGTCGTGGATGGAGGCCTTCCGGCAGTGGGTAGGAATAATGGTGCAAAGGTTGCAAAAGGGGACTATCTAATCTTCCTGGATTCCGATTTGGAACTCACTGAGGATTATTTAAGAGATGTTCTCTATGAATTCCGGATGGAAAGGCTTGGAATAGCAATTACACAGATGATTCCAATGTCAAATAAGATACAAGACAAAATATTTCACGATTTTGCCAATTATTTCATGATTAGCGTTGAAAAAATAAAACCTCATGGTGCAGGATGTTATGGAATCATTGCAAGAAAAGAATTACATGACAAATGCGGAGGTTTTGATGAATCTTTAACATTCGGTGAAGATACCGATTATATCGAAAGACTGGCCAAAGAGGAAAGGTTTAAAGTTTTAAGGAATGCTAAAATTGGAGTTTCAACCAGAAGACTTGAAGAAGAAGGAATCATGACATTAGCCAAACAATATGGAAAAAGTACTGTCAATGACTTTTTGGGAAAGAGAACTGATGCGGAAGATTTGAATTATAATTTCGGCCACAACCAGGAACAACTCACCACAACAGGATTCGAGAACCTTGAAAAACGTATGGATCAAGTAAATCAAATCAAAACAAGTTATGATAACTCCGTTGCAGCGTACAATAATACTAAAACCCGAATTAAATCAATGCATCGCAGAAGAACTAAAAAAGTTGTGTTTTACTGTGTCTGCGGTGAAGGAATGGGGCATGCAATAAGAACCGGAGTCATTGTTGACAGAATTAAAGACAAATATGACGTTTATCTATTTTCAAGTGACAGGGCTTATGAATATTTGAAATCAAAATTTGACAATGTTTATGAAATAGGCGGATTCAATACAGTTTACAGAAACAATAAGGTCAATAACCTTAAAACACTTTCAAATGCTTTGAAAAGAAACCCGACAAACATAAAAGTCGGATATGAAACTTTATATAAAAAAGCGGCACAGCTAAAACCTGATGTTATTGTAACTGATTTTGAAATATACGCAACAATGGTTTCAAAACTGAGAAACATTCCATTAATCAGCCTGGACAACATTCATATGATTACTCAAACCCAAATCGACTATCCCAAACATAAACTTGGTGAAATGCTTAAGGCAAAAGGAGTTATTAAAACTTATGTTGTTCGCCCAAAAATTCATATCCTGACCAGTTTCTTTTATCCAAAAGTAAGACCCGGAAAGAACGCCGTGATTTATCCTCCAATCATACGTGAAGATATCTTAAAATTAGAACCTAAAAACGGCGACCACATTATTGTATATCAAACAAGCAGAGAAAGTGAAAAATTGGTTAAACGACTTAAAAAGCTTAAAGATGAAAAATTTATTGTTTACGGATTTAACAGAAATGAAACTGATGGAAATTTAACTTTCAAACAGTTCAATGAAGATGAGTTCTATGATGATTTAGCATCTTCAAAAGCGGTTATATGTAACGGAGGATTTACTTTCATTTCCGAAGCAATACATCTTAAAAAACCTATTTATTCCGTTCCTGCAATTGGAAACTTTGAACAGATATTGAACGGATTTTATGTTCAAAAATTAGGTTATGGAGAATATCATGAAGTTATGAATGCTAAAAGAGTAGCTAACTTCTTAAAAAGACTTCCAGAATATGAAAAAAGGCTTGCAAAAGTTAAAAAGACAAACAATGATGGAATTGTTAATGAATTGATTTATAGAATTGAAAAATACTCAAAATTAAATTAA
- a CDS encoding DMT family transporter: MKKIYLILPILAGLMFGSGGVFVRTLTQNGIDSSTLLFLRFSIAIIPLLLAIIFTDKKLFKIQLKDIPLILVCAMCIVGLNLCYNESMNTISLSLAAVLLSLAPIYVLIFAYVLFREKITSKKIICIIFAIFGCLLMTGVLENDISNIPIHGILYGIGAGLFWAVYLMASKKSIEQGNHTFTILLYAIIFISIALIPFTHFNQISGFISINPTLTIIFLIVHSTFSFALPYILSTVSLNYLDSGTSSIFMSGSEPLAALIFGLLIYSEIPTVMMLCGFVLTLIAMTILSKN; encoded by the coding sequence ATATATCTAATTTTACCAATTCTTGCAGGACTGATGTTTGGATCAGGAGGAGTCTTTGTCAGAACATTGACACAAAACGGAATAGATTCATCCACACTTCTGTTTTTAAGATTTTCCATTGCAATCATTCCGCTTCTTCTGGCAATAATATTTACCGACAAGAAACTGTTTAAAATCCAATTAAAAGATATTCCATTGATTCTGGTATGTGCCATGTGTATTGTGGGACTTAACCTATGTTACAATGAATCAATGAATACAATTTCACTTTCACTTGCTGCAGTTCTACTATCCCTTGCACCGATTTATGTTTTGATTTTTGCATATGTTCTGTTTAGGGAAAAAATTACATCAAAAAAGATAATCTGCATTATATTTGCAATATTCGGATGTTTATTAATGACAGGAGTTCTGGAAAATGACATATCAAATATTCCTATACACGGCATTCTTTACGGTATTGGAGCCGGATTATTCTGGGCGGTTTATTTAATGGCCTCTAAAAAATCAATAGAACAAGGAAATCATACTTTCACAATACTGTTATACGCAATCATATTTATTTCAATAGCTTTAATACCATTCACACATTTTAACCAGATTTCAGGTTTCATATCCATTAATCCTACATTAACAATCATATTTTTAATTGTACATTCAACATTTTCATTTGCACTCCCATACATACTCTCAACAGTTAGCCTGAACTATTTGGATTCAGGAACATCCTCCATATTCATGTCAGGCTCAGAACCACTTGCGGCACTGATTTTTGGATTATTGATTTACAGTGAAATTCCAACAGTAATGATGTTATGCGGATTTGTTTTAACATTAATTGCAATGACCATCCTAAGCAAAAATTAA
- a CDS encoding transcription initiation factor IIB gives MGDYERAEVVCARCGLVIDENLVDMGPEWRAFDHEQRDKRTRVGAPITYTIHDKGLSTMIDWRNKDIYGRDIPARNRAQWYRLRKWQRKIRISGATERNLAFALSELDRDSSRLGLPRSVREAASVVYRSAVDNKLIRGRSIEGVVAASLYAACRRCNVPRTLDEIAEVSRVTKKEVGRTYRFLTRELNIKLPPTSPVDYVPRFASELGLSGEAQSKAIEIIEKAMEKGLTSGRGPTGVAAAALYIASVLLGERKTQRDVADIAGVTEVTIRNRYKELTEQLEMGVTL, from the coding sequence ATTGGTGACTATGAAAGGGCAGAAGTAGTATGTGCAAGATGCGGATTAGTTATTGATGAAAATCTTGTTGATATGGGTCCTGAATGGAGAGCATTTGACCATGAACAAAGAGATAAACGTACAAGGGTAGGAGCTCCAATTACATACACCATTCACGATAAAGGTTTATCCACAATGATTGATTGGAGAAATAAAGATATCTATGGTCGTGATATTCCTGCAAGAAACAGGGCTCAATGGTACAGATTAAGGAAATGGCAAAGAAAAATCAGGATTTCCGGCGCAACTGAAAGAAACTTAGCGTTTGCATTAAGTGAACTTGACCGTGACTCCTCAAGATTAGGTCTTCCAAGAAGTGTTAGGGAAGCTGCATCTGTAGTTTACAGAAGTGCAGTTGATAATAAATTAATCAGAGGAAGAAGTATTGAAGGAGTAGTTGCAGCATCACTGTATGCAGCATGTAGACGTTGTAATGTGCCACGTACTTTAGATGAAATCGCTGAAGTGTCAAGAGTTACTAAAAAAGAGGTAGGTCGTACTTACAGATTCTTAACTCGTGAATTGAATATTAAATTACCTCCAACTTCACCAGTGGATTATGTTCCAAGATTTGCTTCTGAACTAGGTCTTTCAGGTGAAGCTCAATCTAAAGCTATTGAAATCATTGAAAAAGCAATGGAAAAAGGATTGACTTCAGGTAGAGGTCCTACTGGTGTTGCTGCAGCGGCATTATACATTGCATCAGTTTTACTCGGTGAGAGAAAAACACAAAGAGATGTTGCAGATATTGCAGGTGTAACTGAAGTAACTATTCGTAACAGATACAAAGAATTAACTGAACAATTAGAAATGGGTGTAACTTTATAA